The following are from one region of the Paenibacillus sabinae T27 genome:
- a CDS encoding DUF3888 domain-containing protein — protein sequence MKIKLRIVLLLLSLILIISPLESKAYSGMHNPKQDSTELQIQDMLMLLLTPAIQDAVSNYYLKYLKEPPLVYPYQIDVIQIERKNGFRGFMFLLTVEVTPVVGPHISVGMDRITFEISAGPTVKLIKYNHIKDFELPPNWKNTLREK from the coding sequence ATGAAAATAAAACTAAGAATTGTCCTTTTGCTACTGTCACTGATACTAATCATAAGTCCCCTGGAATCAAAAGCATATTCGGGAATGCACAATCCTAAGCAAGATTCTACAGAACTCCAAATACAAGACATGCTTATGCTCTTACTAACTCCAGCGATTCAAGACGCAGTCAGCAATTATTACTTAAAATATTTAAAAGAGCCGCCCTTGGTTTATCCGTATCAAATAGATGTGATTCAGATCGAACGAAAAAATGGATTTCGGGGTTTCATGTTTTTATTAACGGTGGAAGTGACGCCTGTTGTAGGACCACATATTTCAGTAGGTATGGATCGTATTACGTTTGAAATATCTGCGGGACCTACCGTTAAGTTGATAAAATATAACCACATAAAAGACTTTGAGCTACCGCCAAATTGGAAGAATACCCTTCGTGAAAAGTAG